A part of Blastocatellia bacterium genomic DNA contains:
- a CDS encoding GAF domain-containing protein gives MSNSKQELIIKVLEETKLFTQSLLKENERLRLMVATLRRVDTEVSTSERTKPEELVGSLEDRFEYIAKENNRLQKELDLIKEEFTKADSESHNHYLRYLELEEQNETLANLYVTISRLHSTFQFSEVVEIIKEIIINHVGSESFIILWQDEATKQFQVIAGEGEPLNNQKVFSSGDNAISKAAQSGEIFISMADSETHDPIACIPLKAFNKVIGVIVIYNLLAHKSAFSQTDFELFSLMAEHAASAIVTSMIFAKVGTNIEEFVAIENLMQMINT, from the coding sequence ATGTCTAATAGCAAGCAAGAATTAATTATTAAGGTTTTAGAAGAAACAAAACTTTTTACACAAAGTTTATTAAAAGAAAATGAACGGCTACGACTTATGGTAGCCACATTAAGAAGAGTTGATACAGAAGTAAGCACTTCAGAACGCACAAAACCCGAAGAACTAGTAGGTTCTTTAGAAGATCGGTTTGAATATATTGCTAAAGAAAACAACCGTTTACAAAAAGAACTTGATTTAATAAAAGAAGAATTTACTAAAGCAGATTCAGAATCTCATAACCATTATTTACGTTATTTAGAGCTTGAAGAACAAAATGAAACTTTAGCAAATCTTTATGTAACAATTTCCCGCCTACATTCCACTTTCCAATTTAGCGAAGTAGTAGAAATTATTAAAGAAATAATTATTAATCATGTAGGTTCTGAGTCGTTTATTATTCTTTGGCAAGATGAAGCAACAAAACAATTTCAAGTAATTGCTGGTGAAGGTGAGCCATTAAATAACCAAAAAGTGTTTTCATCTGGAGATAACGCTATTAGCAAAGCGGCTCAAAGTGGAGAAATTTTTATTTCTATGGCTGATAGCGAAACGCATGACCCTATTGCTTGCATCCCCTTAAAAGCCTTTAACAAAGTCATTGGTGTAATAGTAATTTATAATTTACTAGCTCATAAATCTGCCTTTTCCCAAACAGACTTTGAATTATTTAGCCTAATGGCAGAACATGCTGCTTCAGCAATTGTCACCTCAATGATATTTGCCAAAGTTGGAACAAATATAGAAGAGTTTGTTGCAATAGAAAACTTGATGCAAATGATAAACACTTAA
- a CDS encoding endonuclease/exonuclease/phosphatase family protein, whose amino-acid sequence MDFKVMTFNILFGGGDTLRFQQVLETIAKATPDFLILQECLDWQENNRLEQVAEILAVKPTKEFAYLALARPRGSGSRYNIALFSRFPMIETTTYNDDAFLGHCIVRTSIDWLGSKINIFATHFDSHNENLRFVEARYLRSLIDKKDFEQGYYLLAGDLNSLSTKDPYPTNLAELLEKSQTSKYHLPPRFDVISELESFGWIDTLYYKQVIQPNWVTAIRSRGDIRIDYRTDYIFASAKLAQKLNRVKIIDCVNASDHFPVLGTFEKEKASNNTR is encoded by the coding sequence ATGGATTTTAAAGTAATGACTTTTAATATTCTTTTTGGTGGTGGCGACACATTACGCTTTCAACAAGTGTTAGAAACTATTGCTAAAGCAACCCCAGATTTTTTAATTTTACAGGAATGCTTAGATTGGCAAGAAAATAATCGTTTAGAACAAGTTGCTGAAATACTTGCAGTTAAGCCAACTAAAGAATTTGCTTATCTTGCTTTAGCGCGTCCTCGTGGGAGTGGTAGCCGCTATAATATTGCTTTGTTTAGTCGTTTTCCAATGATAGAAACCACTACTTATAATGATGATGCTTTTTTAGGCCATTGTATTGTACGCACAAGCATTGATTGGTTAGGTAGTAAAATAAATATTTTTGCTACTCATTTTGATTCACATAATGAAAACTTGCGATTTGTTGAGGCTCGTTATCTACGCTCATTAATTGATAAAAAAGATTTTGAGCAAGGATATTATTTACTAGCAGGTGACTTAAATTCTCTTTCTACAAAAGATCCTTATCCAACAAACTTAGCTGAACTTTTAGAAAAAAGCCAAACTAGCAAATATCACCTTCCTCCACGTTTTGATGTTATTAGTGAGCTAGAATCTTTTGGTTGGATCGATACACTTTATTATAAACAAGTTATTCAACCTAATTGGGTTACGGCTATACGTAGTCGTGGTGATATAAGAATTGATTATAGAACAGATTATATTTTTGCTTCTGCCAAACTAGCACAGAAATTAAATAGAGTGAAAATTATTGATTGTGTAAATGCTTCAGATCATTTTCCTGTCCTAGGAACATTTGAAAAAGAAAAAGCGAGCAACAATACTCGCTAA
- a CDS encoding serine/threonine protein kinase yields the protein MANITYTTQDLIDLALKKNLLSQEKLTELTELKIVDLDREKFLDKMQELGLFTETASNELKRELLILSELDLFNSNPTLIKQHNELSVENPTYDYKLSTQDNVQTIFTQTSVEKDPLKTFATDSKNTISRDTLFSTSKKISSSRNSLSNEEKNILKKIGRYEVFKLLGQGGMGSVYKAYDVALDRYVALKFIHNNDSGAKQRLILEGRTQARVDHPSICKIYEIGEIGSEIFVAMQYIEGNTLAKVAKELSLEEKLKLVIDIAEGLDAAHKQGLVHRDIKPQNIMVEKKADGTLQVSILDFGLVKEVSSKGMTVTGEILGTPSYMSPEQASGQVNKIDRRTDIYSLGVTLYEILVHRLPFEGINPMDILFKVLNKEAPTLRQIDPSIAVNLETIVAKCLEKDPQRRYKTAKDLAEDLRRFLGGSAIQARPVTLSYRIFQKARNHKTAVISIILTFAIIIVAAISNLRTRLNAAEQAFLAQEFGQKVKDIEQTMLIGNLLPLHDLSREKI from the coding sequence ATGGCTAATATAACATATACAACACAAGACCTAATTGATTTAGCACTTAAAAAAAATTTACTTAGCCAGGAAAAGTTAACAGAACTAACAGAACTAAAAATAGTTGACCTGGATAGAGAAAAATTTCTTGATAAGATGCAAGAGTTAGGGCTATTTACTGAAACTGCTAGTAATGAGCTAAAAAGAGAACTTTTAATACTTAGCGAGTTAGACTTATTTAATTCAAACCCTACTTTAATTAAACAACATAATGAATTATCTGTTGAAAACCCTACTTATGATTACAAACTTTCTACACAAGATAATGTTCAAACTATCTTTACCCAAACTTCAGTAGAAAAAGATCCATTAAAAACATTTGCAACTGATAGCAAAAATACTATTAGCCGAGACACGCTTTTTTCTACGTCCAAAAAAATTTCTTCCTCTCGTAATAGCCTGTCAAATGAAGAAAAAAACATATTAAAGAAAATAGGGCGTTATGAAGTTTTTAAGCTTTTAGGTCAAGGGGGAATGGGAAGCGTCTATAAAGCTTATGATGTGGCTTTAGATCGTTATGTAGCATTAAAGTTTATTCATAATAATGATAGTGGAGCTAAACAAAGGCTGATTTTAGAAGGACGAACACAAGCTAGAGTAGATCATCCTAGTATTTGTAAAATATATGAAATAGGTGAAATTGGTAGCGAAATTTTTGTTGCAATGCAATATATTGAGGGCAATACACTTGCTAAAGTTGCCAAAGAATTAAGCTTAGAAGAAAAATTAAAACTAGTAATAGATATTGCAGAAGGCTTGGACGCAGCACATAAACAAGGGCTAGTCCATCGTGATATAAAACCTCAAAATATTATGGTAGAAAAAAAGGCAGATGGTACGCTGCAAGTATCTATCTTAGATTTTGGTTTAGTAAAAGAAGTTTCTAGCAAAGGTATGACTGTTACAGGTGAAATCTTAGGCACTCCTTCTTATATGTCTCCTGAGCAAGCTAGCGGTCAAGTTAATAAAATAGATAGACGAACAGATATTTATTCTCTAGGTGTTACACTTTATGAAATATTAGTTCATAGGCTACCTTTTGAAGGAATTAATCCTATGGATATTTTATTTAAGGTCTTAAATAAAGAAGCTCCCACCTTAAGACAAATAGATCCAAGTATTGCTGTAAATTTAGAAACCATTGTTGCTAAATGTTTAGAAAAAGACCCTCAACGCCGTTACAAAACAGCAAAAGACCTAGCCGAGGATTTAAGACGCTTTCTAGGTGGTAGTGCAATCCAGGCAAGACCCGTTACTTTGTCATATAGAATTTTTCAAAAGGCTAGAAATCATAAGACAGCCGTTATTTCTATAATCCTTACTTTTGCAATAATAATAGTTGCTGCTATTAGCAATTTACGAACAAGATTAAATGCCGCTGAACAAGCCTTTTTAGCTCAAGAATTTGGTCAAAAAGTAAAAGATATTGAACAAACTATGCTGATTGGTAATCTTTTACCTCTTCATGATTTAAGTAGAGAAAAAATTTAG
- a CDS encoding tetratricopeptide repeat protein, giving the protein MGKANLLMNKDLDPSKLFDLAIEYSQKAVELDPDTVEPYYNLGLIYNKKAFYYLTKNLDPTGLLEQARENFQAGNKLDPNYQKIYLEQSYLELMSACWQIMQNQDPSKLLNQTRNILSKVSNSKSTVYKIMAESYLWQAQWQIKNSQNPMLAINNGLTLIKQALEIDPEKAEILAINGHLLLLRASLEKNNDLAKEAENLLQKAITTNLLLNHYKPLLEKARNLQK; this is encoded by the coding sequence ATGGGTAAAGCTAATTTACTAATGAATAAAGACTTAGATCCAAGTAAACTATTTGATTTAGCAATTGAGTATAGCCAAAAAGCTGTAGAGTTAGATCCTGATACAGTAGAGCCTTACTATAACCTAGGGCTTATTTATAATAAAAAAGCTTTTTATTATTTAACTAAAAACCTTGACCCTACAGGACTTTTAGAGCAAGCTAGAGAAAATTTTCAAGCAGGTAATAAGCTTGATCCTAATTATCAAAAAATTTATTTAGAGCAAAGTTATTTAGAACTTATGTCTGCTTGTTGGCAAATAATGCAAAATCAAGATCCTAGTAAACTTCTTAATCAAACTAGAAATATTTTAAGCAAAGTATCTAATAGTAAGTCTACTGTTTATAAAATTATGGCAGAAAGCTATTTATGGCAAGCACAGTGGCAAATAAAAAACAGCCAAAACCCGATGCTAGCTATTAATAATGGTTTAACACTAATTAAACAAGCTTTAGAAATAGACCCTGAAAAAGCAGAAATTTTGGCTATCAATGGGCATTTACTTTTACTTAGAGCCAGCCTTGAAAAAAATAATGATCTGGCAAAGGAAGCAGAAAATTTATTACAAAAAGCTATAACAACAAATTTACTCTTAAATCATTATAAACCTTTACTAGAAAAAGCTCGAAACCTACAAAAGTAA